In Halobacterium sp. R2-5, the following are encoded in one genomic region:
- a CDS encoding DUF4010 domain-containing protein, translating to MLGAIEPLTDAPVDSRVVRIALSVALGLFIGLEREWAQKAAGIRTFALVSVLGTIFTEVDTERCFGAPGVCPPYLSMVGAVFVIAVTSVLMVSGMNDEDEGLHLTTAVSLVVAYGVGVLVGVGAVLPATVVTVTSSILLVFKRELHGFAWDLSREELRSTFEFAILAFVVYPLLPAGTVSLGSGTYAVDIEPRVVWLMVVFVAGIGIVNYVVVKTYGGRGIAVTGFFGGLASSTAVVGTMLDHVSQRSEAASYAVAGVLLANAAMALRNLLIVVVFTVSSGVLLTATVPLVVIVVGCIAVAVVTADWSTSVEMELESPFSMRNALGFGAMFLVVVVAGGLAQVQFGSAGLYATAFISGLVSSAGATTSAIVLYRTGAISETAATVAVLLATASSIGVKVALTATSSNRAFAYRVAGYSAALLVAGAVATAVLAL from the coding sequence GTGCTCGGTGCCATCGAACCGCTGACGGACGCGCCGGTAGACAGCCGCGTGGTTCGCATCGCGCTGTCGGTCGCGCTCGGGCTGTTCATCGGTCTCGAACGCGAGTGGGCCCAGAAGGCCGCCGGCATCCGGACGTTCGCGCTCGTCAGCGTCCTCGGCACCATCTTCACGGAGGTGGACACGGAGCGCTGCTTCGGCGCGCCGGGCGTGTGCCCGCCGTACCTCTCGATGGTCGGCGCCGTCTTCGTCATCGCGGTCACGAGCGTCCTGATGGTTTCGGGGATGAACGACGAGGACGAGGGCCTCCACCTGACGACCGCGGTGAGTCTGGTGGTGGCGTACGGCGTCGGTGTGCTCGTGGGGGTCGGCGCGGTGCTCCCGGCGACCGTCGTCACGGTCACCAGCTCCATCCTGCTGGTGTTCAAGCGCGAGCTCCACGGGTTCGCGTGGGACCTCTCCCGGGAGGAGCTGCGCTCGACGTTCGAGTTCGCGATTCTGGCGTTCGTCGTCTACCCGCTGCTGCCGGCCGGCACCGTCTCGCTGGGCTCCGGGACGTACGCCGTCGACATCGAGCCGCGCGTCGTCTGGCTGATGGTGGTGTTCGTCGCGGGCATCGGCATCGTGAACTACGTCGTCGTGAAGACGTACGGCGGCCGCGGCATCGCCGTCACGGGCTTCTTCGGCGGGCTGGCGTCCTCGACGGCGGTCGTCGGGACGATGCTCGACCACGTCAGCCAGCGCTCTGAGGCGGCGTCGTACGCGGTCGCGGGCGTGCTGCTCGCGAACGCCGCGATGGCGCTCCGGAACCTCCTCATCGTCGTCGTGTTCACCGTCTCTTCGGGCGTCCTGCTGACCGCGACCGTCCCGCTCGTGGTCATCGTCGTGGGCTGCATCGCCGTCGCGGTGGTGACCGCCGACTGGAGCACGAGCGTCGAGATGGAGCTCGAGAGCCCGTTCTCGATGCGGAACGCGCTCGGGTTCGGCGCGATGTTCCTCGTGGTCGTGGTGGCGGGCGGGCTCGCGCAGGTGCAGTTCGGCTCCGCCGGCCTCTACGCCACCGCGTTCATCTCGGGGCTGGTGTCGAGCGCGGGCGCGACCACGTCCGCCATCGTGCTCTACCGCACGGGCGCCATCTCCGAGACCGCGGCGACGGTCGCCGTACTGCTGGCGACCGCGAGCTCCATCGGCGTGAAGGTCGCGCTCACCGCGACCAGCTCCAACCGGGCGTTCGCGTACCGCGTCGCCGGGTACAGCGCGGCGCTGCTGGTCGCGGGCGCCGTGGCGACGGCCGTCCTCGCGCTCTGA
- a CDS encoding AI-2E family transporter, with protein sequence MDFDVDRARTGWWAIAVALAAALAYTVYSFVGTFVLGVFIYYATRPVYRRLHQWVRQPTVAAVIALVTLALPAMLLAAYTTAVGLQELDQFLTAQDVDLGQVGTLIEPYLDVSSIVQDPEAFLNQPSVQDALRTTSTNALEYVGVLGTLFIHLFAVIIIAFYLLRDDHRLGGWFQRRFTDGSGVTEAYARAVDHDLSTVFFGNILFAFATGIIAAVSYGTMNAFSPADIAIPYPVLLGLITGIASLIPVIGIKLVWIPLAGWLAFVAFQNGTGYAFVTVFVLVAAVVVDFIPDLLLRPYVSGRNLHLGLVILSYVFGPLLWGWYGLFLGPLVLVFLVHFVRLVLPELLAGREIEPAAVGGSVWTNGHGSEQASIYDYEEEDEDEE encoded by the coding sequence ATGGACTTCGACGTCGACCGCGCACGCACCGGCTGGTGGGCGATAGCGGTCGCCCTCGCGGCCGCGCTGGCGTACACCGTCTACTCGTTCGTCGGGACGTTCGTGCTCGGCGTCTTCATCTACTACGCGACACGGCCGGTGTACCGCCGGCTGCACCAGTGGGTGCGACAGCCCACGGTCGCGGCAGTTATCGCGCTCGTGACGCTCGCGCTGCCCGCGATGCTGCTGGCGGCGTACACCACCGCGGTCGGCCTCCAGGAGCTCGACCAGTTCCTCACCGCCCAGGACGTCGACCTCGGACAGGTCGGCACGCTCATCGAGCCGTACCTCGACGTCTCCTCCATCGTCCAGGACCCGGAGGCGTTCCTGAACCAGCCCTCGGTGCAGGACGCGCTCCGCACGACGTCGACGAACGCCCTCGAGTACGTCGGCGTCCTCGGGACGCTGTTCATCCACCTGTTCGCGGTCATCATCATCGCGTTCTACCTGCTGCGGGACGACCACCGCCTCGGCGGCTGGTTCCAGCGGCGCTTCACGGACGGCAGCGGTGTCACGGAGGCGTACGCCCGCGCGGTCGACCACGACCTCTCGACGGTGTTCTTCGGGAACATCCTGTTCGCGTTCGCCACCGGCATCATCGCGGCCGTCTCCTACGGTACGATGAACGCGTTCTCGCCGGCGGACATCGCCATCCCCTACCCCGTGCTGCTCGGGCTCATCACGGGCATTGCGAGCCTGATTCCCGTCATCGGCATCAAGCTCGTGTGGATTCCGCTGGCGGGGTGGCTGGCGTTCGTCGCGTTCCAGAACGGCACGGGGTACGCGTTCGTCACCGTGTTCGTGCTCGTCGCCGCGGTCGTCGTCGACTTCATCCCGGACCTCTTGTTGCGGCCGTACGTCTCCGGGCGGAACCTCCACCTCGGCCTCGTGATTCTGTCGTACGTGTTCGGGCCGCTGCTGTGGGGCTGGTACGGCCTGTTCCTCGGGCCGCTCGTGCTCGTGTTCCTCGTCCACTTCGTCCGGCTCGTCCTCCCCGAGCTGCTGGCGGGCAGGGAGATAGAGCCCGCGGCCGTCGGCGGTAGCGTCTGGACGAACGGCCACGGCAGCGAACAGGCGTCGATATACGACTACGAGGAGGAGGACGAGGACGAGGAGTAG
- a CDS encoding PadR family transcriptional regulator, with translation MYDLTGFQRDLLYVVAGLDEPHGLAIKEELEEYYESEIHHGRLYPNLDTLVDKGLVDKGQLDQRTNYYTLTRRGRREIAARREWEQQYVDLE, from the coding sequence ATGTATGACCTGACAGGGTTCCAGCGCGACCTCCTCTACGTCGTCGCCGGATTAGACGAGCCACACGGACTCGCCATCAAAGAAGAGCTCGAGGAGTACTACGAGTCGGAAATCCATCACGGCCGGCTCTACCCCAACCTCGACACCCTCGTCGACAAGGGCCTCGTCGACAAGGGCCAGCTCGACCAGCGCACCAACTACTACACGCTCACCCGCCGCGGGCGCCGCGAGATCGCCGCGCGCCGCGAGTGGGAACAGCAGTACGTCGACCTCGAGTAG
- a CDS encoding DASS family sodium-coupled anion symporter produces the protein MIQVDVRSARGRLAVFALAVAVTAAIALAPTPADLGLEGKYAIATMAFAAVLWVSGALPLAVTALSIPVLLTGFGVFDTLDGALAPFADHLIFLFVAGFMLANALQKYDIDRRIALYIMARMGSSPRKLILAVMIATAILSMWVSNTATAAMMTPIAVGVLAQVVGRDELTEAGDGDPTTNIQIATLLGTAYGASVGGVGTLIGTPPNAVVAGVLNDQLGYEIGFADWLLIGLPIVAVTLPIVWYVLTFRLFPPEVDDVSDAREQAREYLREEGELSTRGRRVAYIFTATAGLWVLGGLGGPVWWLFETAGLDPDTANLLHTTLFGGSGPTLFGTEGGYQGLLYYVMVGLYAIPALVPADTAEWEDLVDIDWGTILLFGGGLSLASGFANSGATRWIAEAVFGSLTGLPIVAVVAAVVLLVIFLTEMTSNTATATIIVPVLVSIGGVLAATLGLAEESAAVFLSVSGAIAASFAFALPVATPPNAIVFGSGYLEQADMMRAGVVLNVLMTAVLTLFIWALFQFVWPAFLW, from the coding sequence ATGATACAGGTAGACGTTCGCTCGGCTCGTGGCCGCCTCGCGGTGTTCGCGCTCGCGGTCGCGGTCACCGCCGCCATCGCGCTCGCACCGACGCCCGCCGACCTCGGGCTCGAAGGCAAGTACGCCATCGCCACCATGGCGTTCGCCGCCGTGCTCTGGGTGTCCGGCGCGCTCCCGCTGGCAGTCACCGCACTCTCGATCCCCGTCTTGCTCACGGGCTTCGGCGTCTTCGACACCCTCGACGGCGCGCTCGCGCCGTTCGCCGACCACCTCATCTTCCTGTTCGTCGCGGGGTTCATGCTCGCGAACGCGCTCCAGAAGTACGACATCGACCGCCGCATCGCGCTGTACATCATGGCGCGGATGGGCTCGAGCCCGCGGAAGCTCATCCTCGCGGTGATGATTGCGACGGCCATCCTCTCGATGTGGGTGTCGAACACCGCCACGGCCGCGATGATGACGCCCATCGCGGTCGGCGTGCTCGCCCAGGTCGTCGGCCGCGACGAACTCACCGAAGCCGGCGACGGCGACCCCACCACGAACATCCAGATCGCGACGCTGCTCGGCACCGCGTACGGCGCCAGCGTCGGCGGCGTCGGGACGCTCATCGGGACGCCGCCGAACGCCGTCGTCGCCGGCGTCCTCAACGACCAGCTCGGCTACGAAATCGGGTTCGCTGACTGGCTGCTCATCGGCCTCCCCATCGTCGCCGTCACGCTCCCCATCGTCTGGTACGTGCTCACGTTCCGGCTGTTCCCGCCGGAAGTCGACGACGTCAGCGACGCCCGCGAGCAGGCCCGCGAGTACCTCCGCGAGGAGGGCGAGCTGAGCACGCGCGGCCGTCGCGTCGCGTACATCTTCACCGCGACCGCCGGCCTGTGGGTGCTCGGCGGGCTCGGCGGCCCCGTCTGGTGGCTGTTCGAGACCGCCGGCCTCGACCCCGACACCGCGAATCTCCTCCACACCACGCTGTTCGGCGGCAGCGGCCCGACGCTGTTCGGCACCGAGGGCGGCTACCAGGGCCTGCTGTACTACGTCATGGTCGGGCTCTACGCCATCCCCGCGCTCGTGCCCGCCGACACCGCCGAGTGGGAGGACCTCGTCGACATCGACTGGGGGACCATCCTCCTGTTCGGTGGTGGCCTCTCGCTGGCGTCCGGGTTCGCGAACAGCGGCGCGACGCGCTGGATCGCGGAGGCCGTCTTCGGCTCGCTCACCGGGCTCCCCATCGTCGCCGTCGTCGCCGCGGTCGTCCTGCTGGTCATCTTCCTCACGGAGATGACGTCGAACACCGCCACCGCCACCATCATCGTGCCCGTGCTCGTCTCCATCGGCGGCGTCCTCGCCGCAACGCTCGGGCTGGCCGAGGAGTCCGCCGCCGTCTTCCTCTCGGTCAGCGGCGCCATCGCCGCGAGCTTCGCGTTCGCGCTCCCGGTCGCGACGCCGCCGAACGCCATCGTCTTCGGCTCCGGCTACCTCGAACAGGCGGACATGATGCGCGCGGGCGTCGTCCTCAACGTCCTGATGACCGCGGTGCTGACGCTGTTCATCTGGGCGCTGTTCCAGTTCGTCTGGCCGGCGTTCCTCTGGTAG
- a CDS encoding alpha/beta fold hydrolase, with the protein MPEIETNGVETYYERRGSGPQVVFVHGAILDHSQWDPQVEALAEDYEVITYDVRGHGRTGGSPVGTYSVGLFAADLRALVDALDLDRPVVCGLSMGGCIAQVYAAAHPGEISGLVLADTFAPELGGRGEWVQRSLLLRATVPFVRLVGYERVERALVWLQRRLHGARVGGDYERVEALRASGPKLTTAEFAKVVRAVAAFHETTVDLAAIAAPTLVLYGEHEPPFVRRHAATFAAGIPNVEVREVPDAGHASNLDNPEFFTAELGAFLDGVRA; encoded by the coding sequence GTGGAGACGTACTACGAGCGCCGCGGCTCCGGCCCGCAGGTCGTCTTCGTCCACGGCGCGATTCTCGACCACTCCCAGTGGGACCCGCAGGTCGAGGCGCTCGCCGAGGACTACGAGGTGATTACGTACGACGTACGGGGCCACGGCCGCACCGGCGGGTCCCCGGTCGGCACCTACTCCGTGGGGCTGTTCGCGGCAGACCTGCGCGCGCTCGTGGACGCGCTCGACCTCGACCGGCCGGTCGTCTGCGGGCTCTCGATGGGCGGCTGCATCGCGCAGGTGTACGCCGCCGCCCACCCCGGCGAGATTTCGGGACTGGTGCTCGCGGACACGTTCGCGCCCGAACTCGGCGGCCGCGGCGAGTGGGTGCAGCGGTCGCTGCTGTTGCGCGCGACGGTGCCGTTCGTCCGCCTCGTCGGCTACGAGCGCGTCGAACGGGCGCTCGTGTGGCTCCAGCGGCGCCTCCACGGAGCGAGAGTCGGCGGCGACTACGAGCGAGTCGAGGCGCTGCGGGCGTCGGGACCGAAGCTGACGACCGCGGAGTTCGCGAAGGTCGTGCGCGCGGTCGCGGCGTTCCACGAGACGACCGTGGACTTGGCGGCGATTGCCGCGCCAACGCTGGTACTGTACGGCGAACACGAACCGCCGTTCGTCCGGCGGCACGCGGCGACGTTCGCGGCCGGGATTCCGAACGTCGAGGTCCGCGAGGTGCCCGACGCCGGCCACGCCTCGAACCTCGACAACCCCGAGTTCTTCACGGCCGAACTGGGGGCGTTCCTCGACGGTGTTCGGGCGTGA